One genomic window of Methanosarcina acetivorans C2A includes the following:
- the hypD gene encoding hydrogenase formation protein HypD, translating into MPEIEKKLLERIQKSGTSLRIMHVCGTHERTIAKYGLRSVLPENIEVISGPGCPVCVTPEKDVDIAIALAKSGATVVTFGDMMRVPGSAESLLDAKAEGTDVRMVYSIDDAVALANKKPELEVVFFGIGFETTVPANAAALLRNPPENFSLLASQKQTPPAIELLASDTVVDAFIAPGHVATIIGTKPFEHLAEKGFPVVVSGFEARDILLGINLLLTQTEQGVARVDNGYPRAVKPEGNPIALKMMNEVFETSESEWRGIGNIENSGLVLRQEYEEKDASKKYEDFYSASLAEIKAKAEKKDKKRCICAAILTGKAKPSQCPNFGKDCTPKNPAGPCMVSQEGMCYNWFRYSREGGSRFA; encoded by the coding sequence ATGCCCGAAATTGAAAAAAAGCTCCTGGAAAGAATTCAGAAATCCGGGACCTCGCTCCGCATAATGCATGTCTGCGGGACGCATGAAAGGACCATAGCAAAATACGGGCTAAGAAGTGTACTTCCTGAGAATATCGAAGTAATAAGCGGTCCCGGATGCCCCGTCTGCGTCACCCCCGAAAAAGACGTTGACATTGCAATTGCCCTTGCGAAAAGCGGAGCAACTGTAGTCACTTTCGGAGATATGATGAGGGTTCCCGGTTCAGCGGAAAGCCTTCTGGATGCAAAAGCAGAAGGAACAGACGTAAGGATGGTCTACAGCATTGATGATGCCGTAGCCCTCGCAAACAAAAAACCTGAGCTCGAAGTAGTCTTTTTCGGGATCGGCTTTGAGACTACAGTCCCTGCCAACGCAGCAGCTCTTCTGAGAAATCCCCCCGAAAACTTCAGCCTCCTGGCCTCCCAGAAACAGACTCCTCCTGCAATTGAGCTTCTTGCCAGTGATACCGTAGTTGATGCTTTCATTGCCCCCGGACATGTAGCAACCATCATAGGGACAAAACCCTTCGAACATCTTGCAGAAAAAGGTTTTCCTGTTGTGGTAAGCGGGTTTGAGGCAAGGGATATCCTCCTTGGGATAAATCTTCTCCTGACCCAGACGGAACAGGGGGTTGCAAGGGTGGACAACGGCTATCCGAGGGCCGTAAAGCCCGAAGGAAACCCGATAGCCCTGAAAATGATGAATGAGGTATTCGAAACCTCGGAGTCGGAGTGGAGAGGCATTGGAAACATAGAGAATTCAGGGCTCGTGCTCAGGCAAGAGTACGAAGAAAAAGACGCCTCAAAGAAGTATGAAGATTTTTATTCGGCTTCCCTTGCCGAGATAAAGGCAAAAGCTGAGAAAAAGGATAAGAAGCGCTGCATCTGTGCAGCGATACTCACAGGGAAAGCAAAACCCTCCCAGTGCCCCAATTTCGGGAAAGACTGTACCCCGAAAAACCCGGCAGGCCCCTGCATGGTCAGCCAGGAGGGCATGTGCTACAACTGGTTCAGGTACTCACGGGAAGGGGGAAGCAGGTTTGCATGA
- the hypE gene encoding hydrogenase expression/formation protein HypE, whose protein sequence is MKANTISLEHGAGGEVMQALIGEIILKNFRNKSAGSIGLENLDDGSTIRLENFNPASELVLTTDSHVITPAFFPDTNIGRLAVSGTINDLTVMGAKPLALTCAVIVPEGFPILDFEEIIKTMDETATEVGVPIITGDTKTVEKTALDSIILNTAGLGITDSPIRDSGLKPGDKLLVTGTIGDHGISLMAHREGFDFDTDLASDSAPLWKLIEPVLKLRTPEGTPVITAMKDPTRGGLANALNEMAAKAGAGILLEEDLIPFKPAVTAACEMLGLDPLEVANEGKAVIGVKAGFEEEALSLLRQHPYGKDAALIGEVTAENKGEVILRNRFGGMRYVDIPAGDPIPRVC, encoded by the coding sequence ATGAAAGCCAACACGATTTCTCTGGAACACGGCGCAGGCGGAGAGGTAATGCAGGCGCTGATAGGAGAGATTATCCTTAAAAACTTCCGCAACAAAAGTGCAGGCTCGATAGGACTTGAAAACCTTGATGACGGGTCCACTATCAGGCTTGAAAACTTTAACCCTGCCTCCGAACTTGTGCTGACGACAGACAGCCATGTAATAACCCCTGCTTTCTTCCCGGACACCAATATAGGTCGCCTGGCAGTTTCAGGCACCATCAATGACCTCACCGTAATGGGAGCAAAACCCCTTGCCCTTACCTGTGCAGTCATAGTCCCCGAAGGCTTTCCGATCCTTGACTTTGAAGAGATAATCAAAACAATGGACGAAACCGCTACCGAAGTAGGAGTCCCTATAATTACAGGCGACACCAAGACCGTGGAAAAAACCGCTCTAGACTCAATAATCCTGAACACGGCAGGCCTCGGCATAACTGACAGCCCTATCAGAGACTCAGGCCTGAAACCGGGAGACAAACTCCTTGTTACAGGCACGATCGGAGACCACGGGATCTCTCTTATGGCCCACAGGGAAGGCTTTGACTTCGATACCGACCTTGCCTCGGATTCCGCCCCCCTCTGGAAACTCATAGAACCCGTCCTGAAACTCCGGACCCCGGAAGGAACCCCTGTTATAACGGCTATGAAAGACCCGACCCGCGGCGGACTTGCAAATGCCCTCAACGAAATGGCAGCAAAAGCCGGAGCAGGAATCCTCCTTGAAGAAGACCTGATCCCCTTCAAACCCGCAGTCACCGCAGCCTGCGAAATGCTTGGCCTTGACCCCCTCGAAGTTGCAAACGAAGGAAAAGCCGTCATCGGAGTCAAAGCCGGCTTTGAAGAAGAAGCCCTCTCCCTCCTCAGACAGCACCCTTACGGCAAAGACGCAGCCCTTATCGGAGAAGTCACCGCAGAAAACAAAGGAGAAGTAATCCTGAGAAACCGTTTCGGCGGCATGCGTTACGTGGACATCCCCGCCGGAGACCCGATCCCCAGAGTCTGTTAA
- a CDS encoding hydrogenase maturation protease — protein MPILQAPIRILGCGSPLMGDDGVGLKVIEALKKTELDELDGLDIADAGVCGLDLLNLFDGASKVIIVDAVLTGNRKGSVHRIEGRDLIEGTEPHTLVSVHDLTITDVLRIGEQVQTLPEIVVIGIEIGELATEISRDISPEVLGAVDETIKLIRKEVSSLF, from the coding sequence ATGCCTATATTGCAAGCTCCTATACGGATTCTGGGCTGCGGAAGCCCGCTAATGGGAGATGACGGTGTTGGCCTGAAAGTTATCGAAGCCCTTAAAAAAACGGAACTTGACGAGCTTGACGGGCTTGATATAGCGGATGCCGGGGTCTGCGGGCTTGACCTCCTTAACCTGTTCGACGGGGCGAGCAAAGTCATAATTGTCGATGCAGTCCTGACCGGCAACCGGAAAGGTTCGGTACACCGCATCGAAGGTAGGGACCTGATAGAGGGAACTGAACCGCACACTCTGGTCTCGGTTCATGATCTCACAATTACCGATGTGTTGAGAATAGGAGAGCAGGTGCAGACTCTTCCGGAGATTGTGGTAATAGGAATAGAGATCGGAGAACTGGCTACTGAAATCTCCCGGGATATCAGTCCTGAAGTCCTCGGGGCTGTGGATGAAACTATAAAACTTATCAGGAAAGAGGTCTCTTCTCTATTTTGA
- a CDS encoding peptidoglycan-binding domain-containing protein, with amino-acid sequence MTIGDGHDLKSRRFAGDEVLQACYDKERVLGRGDSGPAVKKVQEALIILGIPVPKVGADGVFGGETELAVRSYQEARGLKVDGIIGAETIGSLDSEFYTGPPEPSASPSTEPQMSEIPTPLKPESPVRSPRASTIILEGESPVEPKVPPAPSVKEPKVPPVEEAPDLEPLHVPPVKHAHVPPVPPVREVSARPEHTLRHVETKPPSTAPFAAPVTPEIPQADSQGRKFHSSGIWNEDSYLEIQGGQSMHFKVKNLHVHASTIRIKANNGESQGAAIQSQNSSDFEFSRDGKEPCDWRFDIETDSDTALLEWYLYSNWIPE; translated from the coding sequence ATGACTATTGGGGACGGTCACGATTTAAAGTCGCGGAGATTTGCAGGCGACGAGGTTTTACAGGCTTGCTATGACAAAGAAAGAGTCCTGGGCAGAGGCGACAGCGGTCCTGCAGTGAAGAAAGTTCAAGAAGCTCTGATAATTCTGGGTATTCCCGTGCCAAAAGTCGGAGCCGACGGCGTCTTTGGGGGCGAAACCGAGCTAGCTGTCAGAAGTTACCAGGAAGCACGAGGATTGAAGGTTGATGGTATAATAGGGGCAGAGACTATAGGCAGCCTGGACTCGGAATTTTACACCGGACCCCCGGAGCCTTCAGCTTCGCCATCAACGGAACCTCAGATGTCGGAGATTCCAACTCCGTTAAAACCGGAATCTCCGGTCAGGTCACCGAGGGCATCGACAATTATACTGGAAGGGGAATCTCCGGTTGAGCCGAAAGTACCTCCTGCCCCTTCAGTAAAAGAACCAAAAGTTCCTCCTGTGGAGGAAGCTCCGGATCTTGAACCACTGCACGTACCTCCGGTCAAACATGCACATGTACCACCTGTCCCACCGGTACGGGAAGTTTCGGCTAGACCAGAACATACACTCAGGCATGTAGAAACAAAACCACCTTCAACTGCACCATTCGCTGCACCTGTGACTCCGGAAATCCCTCAGGCTGACAGCCAGGGCCGCAAATTCCACTCCTCAGGAATATGGAACGAGGATAGTTACCTTGAAATTCAGGGTGGTCAATCAATGCATTTTAAGGTAAAAAATCTCCATGTCCATGCGTCAACTATCCGGATAAAAGCCAATAACGGAGAATCCCAGGGTGCTGCGATTCAATCTCAAAATAGTTCCGATTTCGAGTTTTCCAGGGATGGTAAAGAGCCATGTGACTGGAGATTTGACATCGAAACTGACAGTGATACGGCTTTACTTGAGTGGTATCTCTACAGTAACTGGATACCGGAGTAA
- a CDS encoding HypC/HybG/HupF family hydrogenase formation chaperone translates to MCIAIPGKIKAIVNENTATVDMGGICRDVNMDLLGGASEDLLGKYVLVHVGYAISEISKEESEETMRLLKQISGLEGTDIFEPGFSDETDAE, encoded by the coding sequence ATGTGTATAGCTATTCCTGGTAAAATCAAGGCCATCGTCAACGAAAACACTGCAACGGTTGATATGGGCGGGATCTGCAGAGATGTAAATATGGACCTGCTCGGAGGTGCCAGTGAGGATCTGCTCGGGAAATATGTACTTGTCCATGTGGGATATGCAATATCCGAAATCTCAAAGGAGGAGAGTGAAGAGACCATGCGCCTCCTCAAGCAGATATCAGGCCTTGAAGGTACGGATATCTTTGAACCGGGGTTCTCCGACGAGACGGACGCTGAGTGA
- a CDS encoding nickel-dependent hydrogenase large subunit: MVNVTVDPLTRIEGHLRLSTEVDANGVITDSQSSCLMFRGFERILQNQDPRDAALLVQRICGVCPTSHSLTAANALDDLFGVADTIPKDALVARNINQALNFLASHATHIYILWGPDLANPAYRDVLTPLGETGTAVWKEMVGRFAPISYKIDGESVPVGSSYLAAIPEKKRLQEAIAVIGGKMPHQVTSYPGGYTYKPNVADIGKLSSYYLQVMDFVSSYTLRVPFDTWIENTYKASSPQKAVNFVVEHLTDLVDKSVTSNDFSREAGWGDTEFYAAFGSELVGETLLGLPASLKHDKIGGYSDPSKIAFLAYGGFFNPENGDGYDPSSPAGERFLTSGIVTGSLEYQNLDTSKITESVAHAFYEDTADLHPSKGETNPFTDPDAIRFDQGSDSRYSWNKAPRYDGIPCEVGPLARMLAAKEPLVTGLALAFNENGYSAANVYTRMMARIQETAIIANELLKWVTEDYDPNGRIAVDTDLSMAKDSTGMGLWEAPRGALGHWVSTDSNSKVVNYQPVVPSTWNLSPRDSAGVPGPLEQSLIGAKINAAENSLGVNYTNPVNILHIGRSYDPCVSCAVHTIDLTGKNTPRTLRIV; the protein is encoded by the coding sequence ATGGTAAACGTTACAGTCGATCCTTTAACCAGGATAGAGGGTCATCTTCGTCTTTCCACTGAAGTCGATGCCAACGGCGTCATCACTGATTCCCAGAGTTCCTGCCTCATGTTCAGAGGCTTTGAACGCATATTGCAGAATCAGGACCCAAGGGACGCTGCCCTTCTTGTCCAGAGGATCTGCGGGGTCTGTCCAACTTCTCATTCTCTTACAGCTGCCAACGCCCTTGATGACCTCTTCGGGGTGGCTGACACTATTCCAAAAGATGCCCTTGTAGCAAGGAACATTAACCAGGCTCTGAACTTCCTTGCAAGTCACGCAACCCACATCTACATTCTCTGGGGGCCCGACCTCGCAAATCCTGCATACCGGGATGTCCTTACCCCCCTCGGAGAGACCGGAACTGCAGTCTGGAAAGAAATGGTTGGCAGGTTTGCCCCGATCAGCTACAAGATCGACGGGGAATCCGTGCCTGTAGGATCTTCCTACCTTGCAGCAATTCCTGAAAAGAAACGTCTCCAGGAAGCCATTGCAGTCATCGGCGGCAAAATGCCCCACCAGGTCACATCCTATCCTGGCGGATATACTTACAAGCCAAATGTTGCAGACATTGGCAAACTTTCCTCTTATTATCTCCAGGTAATGGACTTCGTTTCCAGTTACACACTGAGGGTTCCTTTTGATACCTGGATTGAAAACACCTACAAGGCAAGCTCTCCTCAGAAAGCCGTGAATTTCGTGGTAGAACACCTCACAGACCTTGTTGACAAATCCGTAACCTCAAATGATTTTTCCAGGGAAGCCGGTTGGGGAGATACGGAGTTCTATGCAGCTTTTGGTTCCGAACTTGTCGGAGAAACTCTGCTCGGGCTTCCGGCAAGCCTTAAACACGACAAGATAGGCGGATACAGCGATCCCTCAAAAATCGCTTTCCTTGCATATGGTGGCTTCTTCAACCCCGAGAACGGGGACGGATACGATCCGAGCAGCCCGGCAGGCGAACGCTTCCTGACTTCAGGTATTGTAACCGGAAGCCTCGAGTACCAGAACCTCGATACGAGCAAGATTACCGAGAGTGTTGCTCACGCTTTCTATGAAGACACAGCTGATCTCCATCCCTCTAAAGGTGAGACAAACCCGTTTACCGATCCTGACGCGATCCGCTTTGACCAGGGCTCCGATAGCAGGTACTCCTGGAACAAGGCTCCGAGATATGACGGCATCCCCTGTGAGGTAGGGCCTCTTGCACGTATGCTTGCAGCTAAAGAGCCCCTTGTGACCGGACTTGCTCTGGCCTTTAATGAAAACGGCTACTCTGCAGCCAACGTCTATACCAGAATGATGGCTCGCATCCAGGAAACAGCAATTATCGCAAACGAGCTCCTTAAATGGGTAACTGAAGATTACGACCCGAACGGCAGGATCGCTGTTGACACCGATCTTTCGATGGCCAAGGACTCTACGGGAATGGGGCTCTGGGAAGCTCCACGTGGCGCTCTCGGGCACTGGGTTTCTACGGACAGCAACTCAAAGGTCGTTAACTACCAGCCGGTCGTTCCGAGTACCTGGAACCTCTCTCCAAGAGACAGTGCAGGTGTCCCCGGACCTCTTGAGCAGTCCCTTATAGGGGCAAAGATCAATGCCGCAGAAAACTCTCTTGGTGTCAATTATACCAATCCTGTTAACATCCTTCATATTGGTAGGTCCTATGACCCCTGCGTTTCATGCGCAGTTCACACCATTGACCTCACCGGGAAAAATACTCCACGTACTTTAAGAATAGTATAA
- the hypB gene encoding hydrogenase nickel incorporation protein HypB, with amino-acid sequence MHVIHMGHDVFKANDKVAEKNRKNLDKHGVFSVNVMGAIGSGKTTLIEEAVRHLKDKYRTAVIAGDVIAEMDASRFRKLGVPTTPVNTGKECHLDAKLVEKALGEVDLDNTDLLIIENVGNLICPVDFKLGEHLRVVVVSVTEGDDIILKHPMIFKTSELAVINKVDIAHAVDVDAEKMRDDIHSLNPDIPVILTSKHDWESLETWIGFIELGIGRTQEARKK; translated from the coding sequence ATGCATGTAATCCACATGGGACACGATGTCTTCAAGGCAAATGACAAAGTTGCCGAAAAAAACAGGAAGAACCTTGACAAACACGGAGTCTTCTCAGTCAACGTCATGGGAGCCATCGGGTCAGGAAAGACCACCCTGATCGAAGAAGCGGTCAGGCACCTCAAAGATAAGTACAGAACAGCAGTAATCGCAGGTGACGTTATCGCAGAGATGGACGCCTCCCGTTTCAGGAAACTCGGGGTGCCGACAACCCCTGTGAACACTGGAAAGGAATGCCACCTTGACGCAAAGCTGGTGGAAAAAGCCCTCGGAGAGGTTGACCTTGACAATACCGACCTCCTTATTATTGAAAACGTGGGCAATCTGATCTGCCCTGTGGACTTCAAGCTTGGAGAGCATCTCAGGGTAGTTGTGGTAAGTGTCACCGAAGGAGACGACATCATCCTCAAGCACCCCATGATTTTTAAAACTTCGGAACTTGCAGTCATAAATAAGGTTGACATTGCCCATGCGGTTGACGTTGACGCCGAGAAAATGAGGGACGATATCCATTCCTTAAACCCGGACATACCGGTAATCCTCACTTCAAAACATGACTGGGAAAGCCTTGAAACCTGGATTGGCTTTATCGAACTCGGGATCGGAAGAACACAGGAAGCCCGGAAAAAGTAA
- a CDS encoding formate dehydrogenase subunit gamma: MKPKDNPMVVERYTVLDRTAHTIHAVAMLVLIITGFKIYAGWDFMSFHNARALHMITVPALLAVNWILIPYNIFSATEGGVQEKIAHFMDHYVFGPEDANRMKAIILNFFGKGEYPAFTIYDEVSGHYKTKLHPLMKILIVLEGTAIFVIAVSGIVIYRLDWALLGLPIGSWILLAGDLVAPAFNMSSLQFYRALHLLMTYFFVFELVVHVGILEFNPHVWKYHKTIFWSGKEDLSDSRYAEIVKPKPKHLPDSELWHDSSEKAPEAIKE; encoded by the coding sequence ATGAAACCCAAAGACAACCCGATGGTTGTTGAGCGTTATACCGTCCTTGACCGGACGGCCCACACCATTCACGCCGTGGCGATGCTGGTGCTCATCATTACCGGGTTTAAAATCTACGCAGGCTGGGACTTTATGAGTTTCCACAATGCCCGCGCCCTTCACATGATCACGGTTCCTGCCCTGCTTGCAGTGAACTGGATCCTTATCCCGTACAACATCTTCTCTGCAACTGAAGGTGGGGTTCAGGAAAAAATTGCACATTTCATGGACCATTATGTCTTTGGCCCTGAAGATGCAAATCGCATGAAGGCGATAATTCTCAATTTCTTCGGAAAGGGTGAGTACCCCGCATTCACCATTTATGATGAGGTGTCGGGACACTATAAGACCAAACTCCACCCCTTAATGAAGATCCTTATCGTGCTTGAAGGCACCGCCATCTTTGTGATCGCTGTTTCAGGCATTGTCATTTACAGGCTTGACTGGGCACTCTTAGGACTCCCTATAGGGTCATGGATCCTTCTGGCAGGAGACCTGGTTGCACCTGCTTTCAATATGTCTTCCCTGCAGTTTTACAGGGCTCTCCACCTGTTAATGACTTACTTTTTTGTCTTTGAATTGGTTGTTCACGTGGGTATCCTTGAGTTTAACCCTCATGTCTGGAAGTACCACAAAACAATCTTCTGGTCCGGAAAAGAGGACCTTTCAGATTCCCGCTACGCAGAAATCGTTAAACCCAAACCAAAACACCTTCCTGACAGCGAGCTCTGGCACGACTCGTCAGAAAAGGCTCCTGAAGCCATAAAGGAGTAA
- a CDS encoding gamma carbonic anhydrase family protein, with protein sequence MRIYFNGKTPKISETAFVANSADIIGNVEVESFSSIWFNAVIRGDQNKIKIGNRTSIQDGVVIHADPENGVQIGDNVSVGHGAVLHGCRIEDNVLIGMNATVLNGAEIGKNSIVGANALVPQGKKFPPNSLIIGVPGTIKRETNEAEVEAIKENADEYVEMAKEYREEMKKFAFAASNSMT encoded by the coding sequence ATGAGGATATATTTTAACGGGAAAACCCCGAAAATCTCAGAAACGGCTTTTGTTGCGAATTCGGCAGACATAATCGGAAATGTTGAGGTAGAGAGCTTTTCAAGCATATGGTTCAATGCCGTGATAAGAGGGGATCAAAACAAAATAAAGATCGGAAACCGAACAAGCATTCAGGACGGAGTTGTGATTCATGCAGACCCTGAAAACGGAGTTCAGATTGGAGATAATGTATCAGTCGGGCACGGGGCTGTACTTCACGGGTGCAGGATCGAAGATAACGTGCTTATCGGCATGAATGCAACCGTGCTGAACGGAGCAGAGATCGGAAAAAATTCCATCGTCGGAGCAAATGCACTTGTGCCCCAGGGGAAGAAATTTCCACCTAACAGCCTTATTATCGGAGTCCCGGGAACGATAAAAAGGGAGACAAACGAAGCAGAGGTCGAGGCTATAAAGGAAAATGCTGACGAGTATGTAGAGATGGCAAAAGAGTACAGGGAAGAGATGAAGAAATTTGCTTTCGCAGCATCAAATTCAATGACCTGA
- the hypA gene encoding hydrogenase maturation nickel metallochaperone HypA yields the protein MHEYSIACEIFEQVIETAKVHGALEVRHVTLEMGRLSHTNPEQLSFCFKAIAEGSIAENAEFIVETIPPSLECECGYTGTVDETQIGKNDELQSELLEYIAALECPVCGKNARIIGGRELIVKSIEIETEVEQ from the coding sequence TTGCATGAGTATTCCATCGCCTGTGAGATATTTGAACAAGTAATAGAAACTGCAAAAGTTCACGGAGCCCTGGAAGTGAGGCATGTAACCCTGGAAATGGGACGGCTCTCCCATACGAATCCAGAGCAGCTGAGCTTCTGTTTTAAGGCCATTGCCGAGGGGAGCATTGCAGAAAATGCGGAGTTCATCGTAGAGACGATCCCACCCTCCCTGGAGTGTGAATGCGGATATACAGGCACTGTCGATGAAACACAGATCGGAAAGAACGATGAACTCCAAAGTGAACTTCTGGAATACATTGCAGCGCTCGAATGCCCGGTATGCGGAAAAAATGCACGTATCATAGGCGGCAGAGAACTGATCGTAAAAAGCATTGAGATAGAGACAGAAGTAGAACAGTGA
- a CDS encoding GyrI-like domain-containing protein, which translates to MKKENKELYNPSAKEVSIIDVPEMNFLMIDGEGDPNTSKEYQDAIEALFSVSFKAKFISKKEISQDYAVMPLEGLWWIENMEDFDIQNKSNWNWTAMIRQPDFITKNIIEKAIEEVEKKKNPPALARLRFESPHEGLSAQIMHIGPYSKEGPTIEKLHNFVKEEGYEFDGSMPGERHHEIYLSDMRRTKPEKLKTIIRQPMKEKKIE; encoded by the coding sequence TTGAAAAAGGAAAACAAAGAACTTTACAACCCATCCGCAAAAGAAGTTTCAATTATAGATGTTCCCGAAATGAATTTTTTAATGATAGATGGAGAAGGAGACCCCAATACATCAAAGGAATATCAGGACGCAATAGAAGCATTGTTTTCGGTATCTTTTAAAGCTAAATTCATTTCTAAAAAAGAGATCTCGCAGGATTATGCAGTAATGCCGCTTGAAGGGCTCTGGTGGATTGAAAATATGGAGGACTTTGATATTCAGAATAAAAGCAACTGGAATTGGACAGCAATGATAAGGCAGCCCGACTTTATCACGAAAAACATTATAGAAAAAGCCATCGAAGAAGTGGAAAAGAAGAAAAATCCTCCTGCCCTTGCCAGGCTAAGATTTGAAAGCCCACATGAAGGCTTGTCAGCCCAGATAATGCATATCGGTCCTTATTCCAAGGAAGGGCCCACGATAGAGAAACTGCATAATTTCGTAAAAGAGGAAGGGTATGAATTTGACGGCAGCATGCCTGGGGAGAGACACCACGAAATATATCTGAGCGATATGCGCAGAACGAAACCGGAAAAACTTAAGACTATTATAAGACAACCCATGAAAGAGAAAAAAATAGAGTGA
- a CDS encoding hydrogenase small subunit has translation MSTGMKNLARTLDSLDFLKLDRRTFMKAVGALGATAFLGTYKTEIVSALEFAETKIIWLHGAECTGCSESILNGGNPDIIQAINKLNVNLAYHETLLAQQGLFVDDEPVNTSELNSELLVDELIEEGNYILVVEGAIANGPDGSGRYCVIGNRTFKELFEKAAKNANAILAVGTCATYGGITCADSAIADVTDYRGVAFTKEDSSKGMLTELGIHKPVINIPGCPAHPDWILLTVGAVILGKIKVPDDLDTVLDQYGRPIVFFPTDHTVHENCPRRGYYDRGEFDEQIGGEKCLWKLGCKAPYSHADCAIRRWNGSVSMCTQAGSPCIACVEPGFPDSSRPFYVEAEDKGVLLGANIDTLSKAAVGAATVVAGVHAVRRMKGE, from the coding sequence ATGAGTACTGGAATGAAAAACCTTGCCCGTACACTGGATAGTTTGGATTTCTTAAAACTGGACCGGCGTACTTTTATGAAGGCTGTAGGTGCTCTCGGAGCAACTGCTTTTCTTGGCACCTATAAAACAGAGATTGTAAGTGCGCTTGAGTTTGCAGAAACCAAGATTATCTGGCTTCACGGTGCTGAATGCACTGGCTGTTCTGAATCTATTTTAAATGGAGGCAATCCTGATATTATTCAGGCAATCAACAAGCTCAATGTCAACCTTGCTTATCATGAAACTCTTCTTGCCCAACAGGGGCTTTTTGTGGACGATGAGCCTGTAAACACCTCTGAACTGAACTCCGAACTTCTCGTTGACGAACTCATCGAAGAAGGCAACTATATCCTTGTCGTTGAAGGCGCAATTGCAAACGGGCCAGATGGCTCAGGGCGTTACTGCGTTATCGGGAACAGGACCTTCAAAGAGCTCTTTGAAAAAGCTGCAAAAAATGCCAATGCTATCCTTGCAGTCGGAACCTGTGCCACCTACGGAGGAATCACCTGTGCTGACAGTGCCATTGCCGATGTCACGGATTACAGGGGGGTGGCTTTCACAAAGGAAGACAGCTCAAAAGGCATGCTCACAGAGCTCGGGATCCACAAACCCGTAATAAATATCCCTGGTTGTCCTGCACACCCTGATTGGATTCTCCTTACCGTAGGTGCGGTAATCCTTGGCAAGATCAAGGTTCCCGACGACCTCGATACCGTTCTTGACCAGTATGGAAGACCTATCGTCTTTTTCCCAACAGATCACACAGTACATGAAAACTGCCCGCGCCGTGGCTACTATGACCGCGGAGAATTCGATGAGCAGATCGGTGGAGAAAAGTGCCTCTGGAAATTAGGCTGCAAAGCTCCTTATTCTCACGCAGATTGTGCCATCCGCCGCTGGAATGGTTCCGTAAGTATGTGTACTCAGGCAGGCTCTCCCTGTATTGCCTGCGTTGAACCCGGCTTCCCTGACTCATCGAGACCTTTCTATGTTGAAGCTGAAGACAAGGGAGTGCTGCTTGGCGCAAACATTGACACATTATCCAAAGCTGCAGTCGGGGCTGCTACCGTAGTTGCCGGGGTACACGCTGTTCGGAGAATGAAAGGAGAGTGA